In a single window of the Micromonospora inositola genome:
- a CDS encoding CapA family protein, with product MYAPASAAPRPRRRRLAAVLGALLVAFLAAGCADDAGGPPVWQQGTGGGSTGSPVPPDPADPGPAEAAGSAISLAATGDVIMGNAPSRLPANDGKGFFDQVKAALKADLVMGNLEEPLTEDTGAGKCGPKPQNCYQFRAPPEYAAHLRDAGFELLNQANNHGYDYGPKGYQNTQRTLEEHGLKHTGAPDQITVVEVHGVKVAVVGFSSYVWSNSLVDIESAKRVVAKAATMADLVVVQVHMGAEGADRSHVKPGTEMFFGENRGDPVRFSHAVVDAGADLVVGHGPHVLRGMEFYRGRLIAYSLGNFAGGGKSLNSSGRLGWGGVLKVSLKPDGSFAGGTFTSTVMNGVGRPSIDSGHQGLGLVREVSRADFPKTGARLDTAGRITAP from the coding sequence ATGTACGCTCCCGCCTCCGCCGCGCCCCGCCCGCGTCGCCGCCGCCTGGCCGCCGTCCTCGGCGCGCTGCTCGTCGCGTTCCTCGCCGCCGGCTGCGCCGACGACGCCGGCGGCCCGCCGGTCTGGCAGCAGGGCACGGGCGGTGGGTCGACCGGCTCGCCGGTTCCGCCCGACCCGGCGGACCCCGGACCGGCGGAGGCCGCCGGCAGCGCCATCTCGCTCGCGGCGACCGGCGACGTCATCATGGGCAACGCTCCGTCCCGGCTGCCGGCCAACGACGGCAAGGGCTTCTTCGACCAGGTCAAGGCGGCGCTCAAGGCCGACCTGGTGATGGGGAACCTGGAGGAGCCGCTCACCGAGGACACCGGTGCCGGCAAGTGCGGACCGAAGCCGCAGAACTGCTACCAGTTCCGGGCGCCCCCGGAGTACGCGGCGCACCTCCGCGACGCCGGCTTCGAGCTGCTCAACCAGGCCAACAACCACGGCTACGACTACGGCCCCAAGGGCTACCAGAACACCCAGCGGACGCTGGAGGAGCACGGCCTCAAGCACACCGGCGCGCCCGACCAGATCACCGTGGTCGAGGTCCACGGCGTCAAGGTCGCGGTGGTCGGCTTCTCGTCGTACGTCTGGTCCAACAGCCTGGTCGACATCGAGTCGGCGAAGCGGGTGGTGGCGAAGGCGGCCACCATGGCCGACCTGGTCGTGGTGCAGGTGCACATGGGTGCCGAGGGCGCCGACCGGAGCCACGTGAAGCCGGGCACCGAGATGTTCTTCGGCGAGAACCGGGGCGACCCGGTCCGCTTCTCGCACGCGGTCGTCGACGCCGGGGCGGACCTGGTCGTCGGGCACGGTCCGCACGTGCTGCGCGGGATGGAGTTCTACCGGGGGCGGCTGATCGCGTACAGCCTGGGCAACTTCGCCGGCGGCGGCAAGTCGCTGAACAGCTCCGGCCGGCTCGGCTGGGGCGGTGTGCTGAAGGTGTCCCTGAAGCCGGACGGCAGCTTCGCGGGCGGGACGTTCACCTCGACCGTCATGAACGGCGTGGGTCGGCCGTCGATCGACTCCGGGCACCAGGGTCTCGGGCTGGTCCGGGAGGTGAGCCGGGCCGACTTCCCGAAGACCGGGGCGCGGCTCGACACGGCGGGCCGGATCACCGCGCCGTAG
- a CDS encoding TlpA family protein disulfide reductase, with protein sequence MKRRLAALLVPALLAVAGCTATDQQAAPAPATRAERPAPFADCAALTAAPASAAPAPTSGPGQPLPELTLNCFTGGAPVDLREVKGPAVVNVWASWCPPCRKELPAFQRLSERAAGRFQVIGVNSRDSRGGAQSIGEDFGVRFPMLVDQGDAFERALNRNSFPLTLFVGADGRVRHTDATGALDDATLTELVRTHLGVAVTA encoded by the coding sequence GTGAAGCGCCGACTCGCGGCCCTGCTCGTCCCGGCACTGCTGGCGGTCGCCGGCTGCACCGCCACCGACCAGCAGGCGGCCCCGGCGCCCGCCACCCGCGCCGAGCGGCCCGCGCCGTTCGCCGACTGCGCGGCGCTGACCGCCGCGCCGGCCTCGGCCGCCCCCGCGCCCACCAGCGGGCCGGGTCAGCCGCTGCCCGAGCTGACCCTGAACTGCTTCACCGGGGGCGCCCCGGTGGACCTGCGGGAGGTGAAGGGCCCTGCGGTGGTCAACGTCTGGGCGTCCTGGTGCCCGCCCTGCCGTAAGGAACTGCCCGCGTTCCAGCGGCTCAGCGAACGCGCCGCGGGCCGGTTCCAGGTGATCGGCGTGAACAGCCGGGACAGCCGTGGCGGGGCCCAGTCCATCGGCGAGGACTTCGGTGTCCGCTTCCCGATGCTGGTCGACCAGGGGGACGCCTTCGAGCGGGCGCTCAACCGGAACTCCTTTCCGCTCACCCTCTTCGTCGGCGCGGACGGCCGGGTCCGGCACACCGACGCCACCGGCGCGCTCGACGACGCCACGCTCACCGAGCTGGTCCGCACCCACCTCGGCGTGGCGGTCACCGCATGA
- the nth gene encoding endonuclease III produces the protein MTTSSPETDLGRTRRARRIGRVLTETHPDAHCELDHSNALELAVATILSAQCTDKKVNEVTPKLFARYRSAADYAGADRAELEELIRPTGFYRNKTSSLINLGRALCERYDGEVPGKLADLVTLPGIGRKTANVILGNAFGIPGITVDTHFQRLVQRWKLTTETDPVKIEHAIGALYPKRDWTMLSHRIIFHGRRVCHARKPACGACTLAKLCPSYGTGPTESAAAAKLLKGPRARDLAAAVGIDPELVPQQAVAAEVP, from the coding sequence GTGACCACCAGTTCCCCCGAGACCGACCTCGGCCGTACGCGCCGCGCCCGGCGGATCGGCCGGGTGCTGACCGAGACGCACCCCGACGCGCACTGTGAACTCGACCACTCCAACGCGTTGGAGCTCGCCGTCGCCACGATCCTCTCCGCGCAGTGCACCGACAAGAAGGTCAACGAGGTCACCCCGAAGCTCTTCGCCCGCTACCGCAGCGCCGCCGACTACGCCGGGGCGGACCGGGCCGAGCTGGAGGAGCTGATCCGGCCGACCGGCTTCTACCGGAACAAGACCAGCTCCCTGATCAACCTCGGCCGGGCGCTCTGCGAGCGGTACGACGGCGAGGTCCCCGGCAAGCTGGCCGACCTGGTGACCCTCCCGGGGATCGGGCGCAAGACCGCCAACGTGATCCTCGGCAACGCCTTCGGCATCCCCGGCATCACCGTCGACACCCACTTCCAGCGGCTGGTGCAGCGGTGGAAGCTGACCACCGAGACCGACCCGGTCAAGATCGAGCATGCGATTGGGGCGCTCTACCCGAAGCGCGACTGGACCATGCTGTCGCACCGGATCATCTTCCACGGCCGGCGGGTCTGCCACGCCCGCAAGCCGGCCTGCGGCGCCTGCACGCTGGCGAAGCTCTGCCCGTCGTACGGGACCGGTCCGACCGAGTCGGCGGCGGCCGCGAAGCTGCTCAAGGGCCCCCGGGCCCGGGACCTGGCGGCGGCCGTCGGGATCGACCCGGAGCTGGTGCCGCAGCAGGCGGTCGCGGCGGAGGTGCCGTGA
- a CDS encoding Crp/Fnr family transcriptional regulator translates to MDEVLARSGIFQGVDPEAAEALAKEMETIEVRKGEIVFNEGEPGDSLYILLSGKIKVGRRAADGRQNLIAVMGPSDMVGELSLFDPGPRTATATAVTDTRLVRLRKQALRPWLNNRPEIAEQLLRVLARRLRRTNDSLADLIFTDVPGRVAKNLLQMAGRFGTRDGGVLRVTHDLTQEEIAQLVGASRETVNKALADFASRGWLRLDGKSIIILDPERLARRARV, encoded by the coding sequence ATGGACGAGGTACTGGCCCGCAGCGGCATCTTCCAGGGTGTCGACCCGGAGGCTGCCGAGGCGCTCGCCAAGGAGATGGAGACGATCGAGGTCCGTAAGGGCGAGATCGTCTTCAACGAGGGCGAGCCCGGCGACAGTCTCTACATCCTGCTGTCCGGCAAGATCAAGGTTGGCCGCCGCGCGGCGGACGGCCGGCAGAACCTGATCGCGGTGATGGGCCCGTCGGACATGGTCGGCGAGCTGTCGCTCTTCGACCCGGGCCCGCGTACGGCGACGGCCACCGCGGTGACCGACACCCGGCTGGTGCGGCTGCGCAAGCAGGCGCTGCGGCCGTGGCTGAACAACCGGCCGGAGATCGCCGAGCAACTGCTGCGGGTGCTGGCCCGCCGGCTGCGCCGGACGAACGACTCGCTGGCCGACCTGATCTTCACGGACGTGCCGGGTCGGGTCGCCAAGAACCTGCTCCAGATGGCCGGCCGGTTCGGCACCCGGGACGGCGGCGTGCTGCGGGTGACCCACGACCTGACCCAGGAGGAGATCGCCCAGCTCGTCGGCGCCTCCCGGGAGACCGTCAACAAGGCGCTCGCCGACTTCGCCTCGCGCGGCTGGCTGCGCCTGGACGGCAAGAGCATCATCATCCTCGACCCGGAGCGCCTGGCCCGCCGCGCGCGGGTCTGA
- a CDS encoding NUDIX hydrolase codes for MNRQPPPWLDPLLGRLGTARAEDFTRLATPESGGRESAVLVLLGEEPGSGPDVLVLQRAATLRNHAGQPAFPGGAADPEDADVSATALREANEEVGLDPASVTVLAQLPKLWIPVSDFVVTPVLAWWHAPHPVHPREPAEVAHVARLPIAELVDPQNRMRVRHPSGWIGPAFSARGMLVWGFTAGVLATLLEMGGWARPWPRGRVVELPPTAAAPAPSAGTDEVDESPVR; via the coding sequence ATGAACCGGCAACCGCCGCCGTGGCTGGATCCGCTGCTCGGCCGGCTCGGCACCGCCCGCGCCGAGGACTTCACCCGGCTCGCCACGCCGGAGAGCGGCGGCCGGGAGAGCGCGGTGCTGGTGCTGCTCGGCGAGGAGCCGGGCTCCGGCCCGGACGTGCTGGTCCTCCAGCGGGCCGCCACCCTGCGCAACCACGCCGGTCAGCCGGCCTTCCCGGGCGGCGCGGCCGACCCGGAGGACGCCGACGTCAGCGCCACCGCGCTGCGCGAGGCGAACGAGGAGGTCGGGCTCGACCCGGCCAGCGTCACCGTCCTGGCCCAACTGCCGAAGCTCTGGATCCCGGTCAGCGACTTCGTGGTCACCCCGGTGCTCGCCTGGTGGCACGCACCGCACCCGGTGCACCCGCGGGAGCCGGCCGAGGTCGCGCACGTGGCCCGGCTGCCGATCGCCGAGCTGGTCGACCCGCAGAACCGGATGCGGGTACGCCACCCGAGCGGCTGGATCGGCCCGGCCTTCTCGGCCCGGGGCATGCTTGTCTGGGGGTTCACCGCCGGTGTGCTGGCCACGCTGCTGGAGATGGGTGGCTGGGCCCGCCCGTGGCCGCGCGGCCGGGTGGTGGAACTGCCGCCGACCGCCGCCGCCCCGGCGCCGTCGGCCGGCACCGACGAGGTCGACGAGAGCCCCGTCCGCTGA
- a CDS encoding MarP family serine protease → MSVVDLVLLLLMLVFAVSGYRQGFAIGALSLSGFFLGALIGLQVGPLIARQFVDSGIRVLISLVAIFGLAVLGQALAGWLGSHLRKTITNDVAKRLDDIGGAIVSLVAVMLVAWLVAVPLGSSAVPAVASSIRNSALLTVIDRILPDKAQELSTALRDTVDTNGFPDVFGDLAPTRARQVSPPDPALAGSTVVANSQRSVVKVLGSAPSCARRIEGSGFVYADDRVMTNAHVVAGTRSVAVELRGERYDGEVVVYDPERDLAVLHVPGLPGPSLRFAAGQAGSGADAIVLGFPLDGPYDARPARVRDVDRITGPDIYSSGDVTREIYTIRALVRSGNSGGPLVSANGLVLGVIFAAAADDPNTGFAVTAAEARPVALAGAERARAVGTGDCT, encoded by the coding sequence GTGTCCGTCGTGGATCTCGTCCTGCTCCTGCTCATGCTCGTGTTCGCGGTCAGCGGATACCGCCAGGGCTTCGCCATCGGGGCGCTGTCGCTCTCCGGCTTCTTCCTGGGCGCGCTGATCGGCCTCCAGGTCGGCCCGCTGATCGCCCGGCAGTTCGTCGACAGCGGCATCCGCGTGTTGATCTCCCTGGTCGCGATCTTCGGGCTCGCCGTGCTCGGTCAGGCGCTCGCCGGCTGGCTCGGCTCGCACCTGCGCAAGACGATCACCAACGACGTGGCCAAGCGGCTCGACGACATCGGCGGGGCGATCGTGTCGCTCGTCGCAGTGATGCTGGTGGCCTGGCTGGTCGCGGTGCCGCTGGGCTCCTCCGCGGTGCCCGCGGTGGCCTCCTCGATCCGGAACAGCGCGCTGCTCACCGTGATCGACCGGATCCTGCCGGACAAGGCCCAGGAGCTTTCCACCGCGCTGCGGGACACCGTCGACACCAACGGCTTCCCGGACGTCTTCGGCGACCTCGCGCCGACCCGGGCCCGGCAGGTCTCCCCGCCCGACCCGGCGCTCGCCGGCTCCACGGTGGTGGCCAACAGCCAGCGGTCGGTGGTCAAGGTGCTCGGCTCCGCGCCGAGCTGCGCCCGCCGCATCGAGGGCTCCGGTTTCGTGTACGCGGACGACCGGGTGATGACCAACGCGCACGTGGTGGCCGGCACCCGATCCGTGGCGGTCGAGCTGCGCGGCGAGCGGTACGACGGCGAGGTGGTCGTCTACGACCCGGAGCGGGACCTGGCCGTGCTGCACGTGCCCGGGTTGCCCGGTCCGTCGCTGCGCTTCGCCGCCGGGCAGGCCGGTAGCGGCGCCGACGCGATCGTGCTGGGTTTCCCCCTCGACGGCCCGTACGACGCCCGGCCGGCCCGGGTCCGGGACGTGGACCGGATCACCGGGCCGGACATCTACTCCTCCGGGGACGTGACCCGGGAGATCTACACCATCCGGGCGCTGGTGCGCAGCGGGAACTCGGGGGGCCCGCTGGTCTCGGCGAACGGGCTGGTGCTCGGGGTGATCTTCGCGGCGGCGGCCGACGACCCGAACACCGGCTTCGCCGTGACGGCGGCGGAGGCGCGGCCGGTGGCACTGGCCGGCGCGGAGCGTGCCCGGGCGGTCGGCACCGGCGACTGCACCTGA
- a CDS encoding adenosylcobinamide amidohydrolase, with the protein MLSEPFLTTRHEDGWDIPLLVWRAAEPLLAVGTTPLGGGIGVRRWVVNATVPMSYHRDDPAAHLAELADGLGLAGPGVGLLTGVDVAEVVARVDTGVRVWATVGLGTPVWAAAPAPATPAQRVGTVNIVVYVPARLGDAALVNAVATATEAKAQAIWELGLPATGTPTDAVTVLCPADGEPAPYGGPRSTWGGPLARAVHAAVLAGGVGPVVPWSDRRTG; encoded by the coding sequence GTGCTGAGCGAGCCCTTCCTGACCACCCGCCACGAGGACGGGTGGGACATCCCGCTGCTGGTGTGGCGGGCCGCCGAGCCGCTGCTGGCGGTCGGCACCACCCCGCTGGGCGGCGGGATCGGCGTACGACGGTGGGTGGTCAACGCGACCGTGCCGATGTCGTACCACCGGGACGACCCGGCCGCCCACCTGGCCGAACTGGCCGACGGGCTCGGCCTGGCCGGGCCCGGGGTCGGGCTGCTGACCGGGGTCGACGTGGCCGAGGTGGTGGCCCGGGTCGACACCGGCGTGCGGGTCTGGGCGACCGTCGGGCTCGGCACCCCGGTCTGGGCCGCCGCGCCGGCGCCGGCGACACCCGCGCAGCGGGTCGGCACGGTCAACATCGTCGTGTACGTCCCCGCCCGGCTCGGCGACGCGGCGCTGGTCAACGCCGTGGCCACCGCCACCGAGGCGAAGGCGCAGGCGATCTGGGAGCTCGGGCTGCCCGCCACCGGCACGCCCACCGACGCGGTCACCGTGCTCTGCCCCGCCGACGGCGAGCCGGCCCCGTACGGCGGCCCCCGGTCGACCTGGGGCGGCCCGCTGGCCCGGGCGGTGCACGCGGCCGTGCTCGCCGGCGGCGTCGGGCCCGTCGTGCCCTGGTCCGACCGCCGGACCGGATGA